From one Treponema denticola genomic stretch:
- the der gene encoding ribosome biogenesis GTPase Der codes for MPKNKDEIIDEENISPDSSEFSHQKKYKNIPLIAIVGRPNVGKSTLFNRFLRKRRSITDPTPGVTRDPVEAQAIINGLPVMLVDTGGFKLTRSGDAFEDTIDELVMEKTISTLKKADRILLLLDAGLATAEDEEFIQFLRPYFNKLVVAVNKTEGGRLMAEACNYYSYGFKSLTCISAEHGDNISDLAEELTAGLDFSKVEEFEEDDTIRITIVGKPNTGKSTLANYLTGSSASIISNVAGTTRDIVEGEFSYKNKNFFIQDTAGIRRKAKVNEDIEYYSVVRAIKSMDNADIVFHLIDVQEGLTEQDKKIIVQATNRSLGVIFVLNKWDLMEQTKKAFKDEEERIKVMFGKMDYAPVLAISANEGTGIKELLNTAVKMFEQLNKKIETSALNIALKDWLQAAPPPQGRQTAFTFKYIVQTGSRPPEFLLFSNRPDYVTESYMRYIQNKIRSDLGFEMIPILLKVKGSRKRWEERL; via the coding sequence ATGCCGAAAAATAAAGATGAAATTATTGATGAAGAAAATATAAGTCCGGATAGCTCGGAATTTTCTCATCAAAAAAAATATAAAAACATTCCTTTGATAGCCATTGTAGGCCGTCCCAATGTCGGCAAGTCTACATTGTTTAACCGCTTTTTAAGAAAACGCCGTTCCATCACCGATCCGACTCCCGGCGTAACCCGCGATCCTGTTGAAGCACAGGCGATTATAAACGGCCTTCCTGTTATGCTTGTCGATACGGGCGGCTTTAAACTTACAAGGAGCGGTGATGCGTTTGAAGATACGATAGATGAACTTGTCATGGAAAAAACTATTTCCACCTTAAAAAAAGCCGACAGGATTTTGCTTCTTCTCGATGCAGGTCTTGCAACTGCGGAAGACGAAGAGTTTATTCAATTTTTGCGGCCATATTTTAATAAGCTGGTTGTTGCCGTCAATAAGACCGAGGGCGGAAGACTCATGGCGGAGGCTTGCAACTATTATTCTTACGGCTTTAAATCCTTGACCTGCATAAGTGCCGAGCATGGCGATAATATTTCGGATCTGGCTGAAGAGTTGACAGCCGGTCTTGATTTTAGCAAGGTAGAAGAATTTGAAGAAGATGATACAATAAGAATTACGATTGTCGGTAAACCCAATACGGGAAAGTCAACCTTGGCAAATTATCTTACAGGTTCTTCCGCTTCGATAATTTCAAATGTTGCAGGAACTACCCGCGATATTGTTGAGGGCGAATTTTCTTATAAAAATAAAAATTTTTTTATTCAGGATACTGCGGGAATAAGGCGCAAGGCAAAGGTCAATGAAGATATAGAATATTATTCCGTAGTGCGTGCAATTAAAAGCATGGATAATGCCGATATAGTTTTTCATTTGATAGATGTTCAAGAAGGCTTAACAGAACAGGATAAAAAAATTATAGTGCAGGCTACCAACCGCAGCCTCGGCGTTATCTTTGTTTTAAATAAATGGGATTTGATGGAGCAAACAAAAAAAGCTTTTAAGGATGAAGAAGAGCGCATAAAAGTTATGTTCGGCAAAATGGATTATGCTCCCGTACTTGCTATTTCGGCAAATGAAGGAACGGGAATTAAAGAGCTTTTAAACACGGCCGTCAAAATGTTCGAGCAGCTAAATAAAAAAATAGAAACATCGGCTCTAAACATTGCCTTAAAAGATTGGCTTCAGGCTGCTCCCCCTCCGCAAGGCCGCCAAACAGCCTTTACCTTTAAATACATTGTGCAGACAGGTTCCCGTCCGCCTGAATTTTTGTTATTTTCAAACAGGCCCGATTATGTAACCGAATCTTATATGAGATATATTCAAAATAAAATCAGAAGCGATTTGGGTTTTGAAATGATTCCTATCTTGCTTAAAGTTAAGGGAAGCCGAAAACGCTGGGAAGAAAGGCTTTAG
- the ptsP gene encoding phosphoenolpyruvate--protein phosphotransferase: MKKLNGLIASDGLAAGPLYCIMEQPETVIPSYSISENEIDLQKSRLTGAVEKAKNGLSELISSSSDVEKNENDKTGEDIISTHILMLSDTAFLDSVFADIEKTRMNAEFVLKRKLDETVAMLQTAGDEYLSARAVDIQDAFESVFVHLLKQGARDSRFTKVPKGAIIAAKLIKPSEALLVKNAGVSGIIMEEGGVTSHISIMARAWDIPMLVGVKNCMDFARTNMPAALDADGGFVLFNPSKTLIKEYESRIEKRNAEIKELLEAQKNYTERLSITTKDGVKVSVNANIAFPEEIENKFVTISNGIGLFRSEFLFLEDGKIPDEDTQFEAYKKVVEAMGKKPVIIRTFDVGADKMIDEQETLREKNPLLGWRAVRYCIERKEVFKTQIKAILRAGVFGNVFLLIPMISNIEEIIEVKKIIEECKLECNAAGKKIIEKVNVGIMVEVPSTAVAADLYAPHLDFFSIGTNDLIQYTMAADRENTKVAYLANYFEPAVLRLIKNVIDAQRFIKEQVGHLVSMCGEMASHEDAAFLLLGMGLRHFSMPAGKILKMQKFMQSVNVKDAEVLYEKIKNLNSASQIKAEVQKTLEKYYAEK; encoded by the coding sequence ATGAAAAAACTTAACGGACTCATAGCCTCCGACGGTTTAGCCGCCGGACCGCTGTATTGTATAATGGAACAGCCTGAAACGGTGATTCCTTCTTATTCCATATCTGAAAATGAAATTGATTTGCAAAAATCGAGATTGACCGGTGCCGTGGAAAAGGCAAAAAACGGACTTTCTGAATTAATTTCTTCATCATCTGATGTAGAAAAAAACGAAAATGACAAAACCGGTGAAGATATTATATCAACCCACATTCTTATGCTGTCGGATACGGCCTTTTTGGATTCCGTTTTTGCCGATATCGAAAAAACAAGGATGAATGCCGAGTTTGTTTTAAAAAGAAAATTGGACGAAACCGTTGCAATGTTACAAACAGCCGGAGATGAATACCTTAGTGCCAGAGCTGTAGATATTCAGGATGCTTTTGAATCCGTTTTTGTTCATCTCCTTAAGCAGGGAGCAAGGGATTCCCGATTTACAAAGGTTCCAAAGGGTGCGATTATTGCAGCCAAGCTGATAAAACCCTCCGAGGCTCTCTTGGTAAAAAATGCGGGAGTGAGCGGTATAATTATGGAAGAGGGCGGCGTTACCAGCCATATTTCGATTATGGCCCGTGCTTGGGATATTCCCATGCTCGTAGGTGTAAAAAACTGTATGGATTTTGCCCGAACCAATATGCCAGCGGCTCTCGATGCGGACGGGGGCTTTGTTTTATTTAACCCTTCCAAGACTCTTATAAAAGAATATGAGAGCCGTATTGAAAAAAGAAATGCTGAAATTAAGGAACTCTTAGAAGCTCAAAAAAATTATACTGAGCGTCTTTCAATCACAACAAAGGATGGAGTTAAGGTTTCGGTAAATGCGAATATTGCCTTCCCCGAAGAAATTGAAAATAAATTCGTTACCATATCAAACGGCATAGGTCTTTTTCGCTCCGAGTTTTTATTTTTAGAGGACGGTAAAATTCCCGATGAAGATACTCAGTTTGAAGCCTATAAAAAAGTTGTTGAAGCTATGGGCAAAAAGCCCGTAATTATTCGAACCTTCGATGTGGGTGCCGATAAGATGATTGATGAACAGGAAACCTTGCGTGAAAAAAATCCCCTTCTCGGCTGGCGGGCTGTCCGCTATTGCATAGAAAGAAAAGAAGTATTTAAAACTCAAATAAAGGCTATCCTGCGGGCCGGAGTATTCGGAAACGTTTTTCTTTTGATTCCGATGATTTCAAACATTGAAGAAATTATCGAAGTTAAAAAAATAATCGAAGAATGTAAACTTGAATGTAATGCTGCCGGGAAAAAAATAATTGAAAAGGTTAATGTCGGAATTATGGTTGAAGTTCCCTCCACGGCTGTAGCTGCCGATCTCTATGCTCCGCACTTGGATTTCTTTTCTATCGGAACAAATGATCTTATTCAATACACGATGGCGGCAGACAGGGAAAACACAAAGGTTGCTTATCTTGCAAATTATTTTGAACCGGCTGTTTTGCGGCTTATCAAAAATGTTATCGATGCACAAAGGTTTATAAAAGAACAGGTAGGACATTTGGTTTCTATGTGTGGAGAAATGGCCTCGCATGAAGATGCCGCTTTTTTACTTTTGGGAATGGGCTTGAGACATTTCAGTATGCCTGCCGGGAAAATTTTAAAAATGCAAAAGTTTATGCAGTCCGTAAATGTCAAGGATGCGGAAGTCTTATATGAAAAAATTAAAAATTTAAATTCTGCATCTCAAATAAAAGCAGAGGTACAAAAAACATTGGAGAAATATTATGCCGAAAAATAA
- a CDS encoding MerR family transcriptional regulator, with the protein MKGFSIGEVEKITGIKSHTLRYWEDNIPILQPKKDLGGRRIYSSHDLGIIYRLDYLINKKKYTVEGAAAEIINQSAAQGSLTAKISELRDQLLDIYGIIREEKND; encoded by the coding sequence ATGAAAGGTTTTTCGATAGGTGAAGTTGAAAAAATTACAGGGATAAAATCTCATACTTTAAGATATTGGGAAGACAATATTCCCATCTTGCAGCCTAAAAAAGATTTGGGCGGAAGACGTATCTACAGCTCCCATGATTTGGGAATCATCTATCGGCTGGATTATTTAATAAATAAAAAAAAGTACACGGTTGAAGGAGCTGCTGCCGAAATAATAAACCAAAGTGCAGCCCAAGGCTCCCTTACGGCTAAAATATCCGAGCTTAGGGATCAGCTTTTAGATATTTATGGAATTATACGGGAAGAAAAAAATGACTGA